From a single Methylacidiphilum kamchatkense Kam1 genomic region:
- the dapB gene encoding 4-hydroxy-tetrahydrodipicolinate reductase, translating to MNQQGRITKILLTGAHGKMGQTVVQAAALDPEVKIVGLIDKEDRLEEALMTAADCIIDFSVHHFSRELVGAALSHSLPLVIGTTGHTPEELERIKEAAQKIPIVMSPNFSLGVNLLELMVHTATVVLGKSYDKAIIDIHHNTKLDAPSGTAKRLFDVLMAAEKMNEEPSKNLASKEKLPPKLPQIHSIRAGTVVGVHTVLYCGPGEVVELTHRAENRFPFAHGSLKAAKWIVGKPPAIYSMRDVLGLGPLQ from the coding sequence ATGAACCAACAAGGAAGGATAACAAAGATTCTTTTGACAGGGGCACATGGGAAAATGGGACAGACCGTAGTTCAAGCTGCCGCGTTAGATCCAGAAGTAAAAATAGTAGGATTGATCGATAAGGAAGACCGGCTAGAAGAAGCTTTGATGACAGCTGCTGATTGTATCATTGATTTTTCGGTACATCATTTTAGCCGGGAACTAGTGGGAGCCGCTCTTAGCCATTCTCTTCCCTTGGTTATTGGTACGACTGGCCATACTCCTGAGGAGCTCGAAAGAATAAAAGAAGCTGCTCAAAAAATCCCTATTGTTATGTCTCCTAATTTTTCGTTGGGAGTGAATCTTCTGGAATTGATGGTGCACACCGCTACTGTTGTGTTGGGTAAAAGCTATGATAAAGCCATTATTGATATTCATCACAATACCAAGCTCGATGCTCCCAGCGGAACAGCAAAAAGGCTTTTTGATGTCTTGATGGCCGCAGAAAAAATGAACGAAGAACCTTCTAAAAATTTAGCCTCGAAAGAAAAGTTACCACCAAAACTACCTCAAATCCATTCCATACGGGCTGGGACGGTGGTGGGAGTCCATACCGTTTTGTATTGTGGTCCTGGAGAGGTCGTGGAATTAACCCATAGAGCAGAAAACCGTTTCCCTTTTGCGCACGGTTCACTCAAGGCGGCTAAGTGGATAGTCGGTAAACCTCCTGCCATTTATTCTATGAGAGATGTGCTGGGATTGGGTCCATTACAGTAG